The Flavivirga eckloniae genomic interval TAACAGGAGATATTCCAGCCATGTGGTTACGGGATACAACATGTCAAGTTTGGCCTTATTTACCTTATGCAAACGACGATGAAAAATTAAAGAAAATGCTCGTTGGTCTTATAAACAGGCAAATAAAATGCGTTTTGGTAGACCCGTATGCCAATGCTTTTTATTTAGATGCGGCCAAAGTAAATGATGGTGAGTGGAAAGACGATATTACCGAAATGAAGCCTGGGGTTTTTGAGCGTAAATGGGAAATAAATTCACTGACGCATGTTATTCGTCTATCATATGAATATTGGAAAACGACAAAAGATACCTCGCCATTTAATGCCAATTGGCTAAAAGGAATGAAACTAATTTACCAAACGTTTAAAGAACAGCAACGTTTAGAAAATGATGGTCCATATTCCTTTTTAAGAGTAACAGAACATATACGAGATACCGTTCCCCATTACGGATTTGGTCATCCAACCAAAAAAAATGGGATGATTCATGCGGCATTCCGACAAGATGATGCCAATATTTTACCGCTATTTGTTCCAGACAATTTAATGGCTGTACAGGAGTTGAGAAAGCTATCGGAAATGGCTATATCTCTTTTTAATGATACCGAGTTTTCAGAGCAATGCATAGCAATGTCTAACCAGATAGAAAAAGCGATAAAAGAAGATGCAATTGTTCAACATAAGGAATTTGGAGAAATTTATGCTTTCGAAGTTGATGGTTATGGTGGTAGAATTATGATGGAAGATCCTAATTTACCAGGATTACTATCATTACCATATATGGGCATTTGTGATATAGACGATCCGTTATACCAAAGAACAAGGCAATTTACATTAAGCGAATGGAATCCTTATTACGAAAAGGGAAAAGCGGGCGAAGGCTTAGGAAGCTACCACTGGGGCAAAGGATACATTTGGCCATTAGGAACCATCTCCAGAGCTTTAACAAGTTCCAGCGATGAAGAAATTCTATTTTGTATCAATCAATTAAAAGCGAATCATGCAGGAACTGGATTTATCCATGAATCTTACAAAAAGGATGATCCAACGCAATATAACAGGGATTGGTTCTCTTGGGCCAATACCTATTTTGGAGAAATGATTTTAACATTACTAAGCACACACCCCCATTTACTAACTTAAATAAAACTTGAATGAAAAAAATTATTTTTTTAGCTATAGTTGCTTCAATAGGCGGCTTTTTATTTGGTTTCGATACCGCAGTAATTTCTGGAACCACCGATTTGGTTAAGAGTCAGTACGCCTTGGATGATGTCTTACAAGGCTGGTATGTGAGTTCCGGTTTAGTGGGGTGTGTTTTTGGAGTTATAGTTGCCGGATTTGCGAGTGATAAATTTGGACGAAAAAAAGCGCTGCTCATGAGCGCCATTTTATTCAGTTTATCTGCCGTTGGCTGTGCCGTAGCAAGTGATTTTACCTATTTGGTTACATCACGTCTTATAGGCGGTATAGGTGTAGGAGTCGCTTCTATGCTATCACCTATGTATATTTCAGAAATAGCACCTCAAAGCAAACGAGGGATGCTAACCTCGTTATACCAATTGGCCATTACTGTTGGAATACTAATCGCGTTTTTATCCAATGCCTTTATTCAGGATTTTTCACTTAATTCCAGTTTGTCAGAAGGATTGATCAGCAAAATATTCGTTTCGGAACAATGGCGTGGTATGTTGGGAGCTGAAACCATACCGGCCCTATTATTCTTTGTTTTATTACTATTCATTCCAGCAAGCCCAAGGTGGTTACAATCTAAAGGCAGAACAGAAGAAGCCGATGCTATTATTAAAAAGTATAATATAGAAAGTGCCAAAGAAAATCAAACCCATAGTGAACAAGGAGATCAATCAAAAAAATATTTTAAGAATAGAGGTATTCGTATTGCTATCATAGCCGGAGCAATTTTGGCTGTTTTAACCCAAACCAGTGGTATTAATGCCATCATGTACTATGGTAATAGTATTTTACAATCTGGAGGGGCAGATTCCAATTTAGCATTCCAAGGTCAGGTTTTAATTGGCATAATAAACGTTTTATTCACATTTATAGCCATTTTTACTATCGATAAAATCGGTAGAAAAAAACTATTATACATAGGCGTAACAACCCTGATTATTTCTTTGTTCCTCGTAGGCTTAATGTTCTATTTTAATGCTTCTATGGAATTAAAAATGCTTTTCATTTTAACCTTCGTTGCTGGTTTTGCCTTTTCCTATGGTCCAGTTATATGGGTGTTGCTTTCAGAATTATACCCTACCGAAATTAGAGGAAGAGCCATGTCTATAGCAGTACTTTCCTTATGGATTGCCAACACTGTTGTTGGACAATTAGTGCCATGGTTAAGAAGTGAAATAAGCGAACACGGGATATTCTGGTTATTCGCAATTTTCTGTTTACCTACCTATTATATTGCTAAAAAGTACTTACCGGAAACCAAAGGGAAATCTTTGGAAGAGA includes:
- a CDS encoding glycoside hydrolase family 125 protein, with the translated sequence MNSRRYFIKKSALASGAVLASNSLAFSHSLYNQKEFVSNRPSKKDRTFSSQIIEEVIKETTSKLKDKELAWMFENCFPNTLDTTVHYFEENNQPDTHIITGDIPAMWLRDTTCQVWPYLPYANDDEKLKKMLVGLINRQIKCVLVDPYANAFYLDAAKVNDGEWKDDITEMKPGVFERKWEINSLTHVIRLSYEYWKTTKDTSPFNANWLKGMKLIYQTFKEQQRLENDGPYSFLRVTEHIRDTVPHYGFGHPTKKNGMIHAAFRQDDANILPLFVPDNLMAVQELRKLSEMAISLFNDTEFSEQCIAMSNQIEKAIKEDAIVQHKEFGEIYAFEVDGYGGRIMMEDPNLPGLLSLPYMGICDIDDPLYQRTRQFTLSEWNPYYEKGKAGEGLGSYHWGKGYIWPLGTISRALTSSSDEEILFCINQLKANHAGTGFIHESYKKDDPTQYNRDWFSWANTYFGEMILTLLSTHPHLLT
- a CDS encoding sugar porter family MFS transporter, translated to MKKIIFLAIVASIGGFLFGFDTAVISGTTDLVKSQYALDDVLQGWYVSSGLVGCVFGVIVAGFASDKFGRKKALLMSAILFSLSAVGCAVASDFTYLVTSRLIGGIGVGVASMLSPMYISEIAPQSKRGMLTSLYQLAITVGILIAFLSNAFIQDFSLNSSLSEGLISKIFVSEQWRGMLGAETIPALLFFVLLLFIPASPRWLQSKGRTEEADAIIKKYNIESAKENQTHSEQGDQSKKYFKNRGIRIAIIAGAILAVLTQTSGINAIMYYGNSILQSGGADSNLAFQGQVLIGIINVLFTFIAIFTIDKIGRKKLLYIGVTTLIISLFLVGLMFYFNASMELKMLFILTFVAGFAFSYGPVIWVLLSELYPTEIRGRAMSIAVLSLWIANTVVGQLVPWLRSEISEHGIFWLFAIFCLPTYYIAKKYLPETKGKSLEEIEEYWMNK